The Vibrio rhizosphaerae genome includes a region encoding these proteins:
- a CDS encoding SPFH domain-containing protein, with protein sequence MDIVNLLFNNLFTVPVALLIFVFFLLKSAIIFVPQNQAYLIERFGKYRSTKEAGLHFLVPFIDRIAADRSLKEQAVDVPQQSAITKDNISLHVDGVLYFRVLDPYKATYGVDDYIFAVTQLSQTTMRSELGKMELDKTFEERDALNTNIVSSINEAAGPWGIQVLRYEIKDIIPPHSVMEAMEAQMKAERVKRAQILESEGDRQAAINRAEGEKQSIVLSAEADKSEKILRAEGEAKAIIAVANAQAEALQTIGDSANTESGQKAIQLELATKAIAAKQAIAKESSMVILPDSATDAGSMVAQATAIINQLNKSR encoded by the coding sequence ATGGATATCGTGAATCTGCTGTTTAATAATTTATTTACAGTGCCAGTTGCACTGCTGATTTTTGTATTCTTTCTACTCAAATCCGCAATCATTTTCGTCCCTCAGAATCAGGCCTATCTGATTGAGCGGTTTGGTAAATATCGGTCAACCAAAGAAGCCGGTTTACATTTTTTGGTCCCGTTTATTGATCGGATCGCTGCTGACCGTTCATTAAAAGAACAGGCCGTTGATGTTCCCCAACAGAGTGCGATTACCAAAGATAATATTTCTCTGCATGTGGATGGTGTCCTGTATTTTCGAGTGCTTGACCCATATAAAGCTACCTATGGTGTCGATGATTATATTTTTGCCGTGACTCAGTTATCTCAGACAACGATGCGTTCTGAGTTGGGTAAAATGGAGTTGGATAAAACGTTTGAAGAGCGTGATGCGCTGAACACCAATATTGTTTCTTCTATCAACGAAGCCGCTGGTCCTTGGGGGATTCAGGTATTGCGCTATGAAATTAAAGACATTATCCCGCCTCATTCGGTGATGGAAGCGATGGAAGCGCAAATGAAAGCAGAGCGGGTCAAGCGGGCTCAAATTCTGGAATCTGAAGGGGATCGTCAGGCCGCAATTAACCGTGCGGAAGGGGAGAAACAATCGATTGTTTTGTCAGCGGAAGCGGATAAATCTGAGAAAATCCTCCGTGCAGAAGGGGAAGCCAAAGCGATTATTGCGGTGGCAAATGCACAGGCAGAAGCCCTGCAAACGATTGGTGATTCGGCCAATACGGAAAGCGGTCAGAAAGCGATTCAGCTTGAACTTGCAACTAAAGCAATTGCGGCGAAACAGGCCATTGCCAAAGAATCTTCGATGGTGATTCTGCCTGACAGCGCGACAGATGCCGGTTCTATGGTCGCACAGGCGACAGCAATCATTAATCAGTTGAATAAGAGCCGATGA
- a CDS encoding NfeD family protein, protein MMDFIIAHLVQILAVVGLILLAVEVLVLGASTFVLLLMGMGLLLASLSMYLEWIPATWQWALVATTFYTLVSGGVLWPIFKRAQQKPEHTNVNSDLIGHSFVLPQDTTPETPTSYRFSGIEWRLIAQEPLTKGTLVEVIHLQVGELFIRAKQ, encoded by the coding sequence ATGATGGATTTTATCATCGCACATTTGGTACAGATACTGGCGGTAGTTGGCTTGATCTTATTGGCTGTTGAAGTGTTGGTACTGGGTGCGAGCACGTTTGTGCTGCTATTGATGGGAATGGGGTTACTACTGGCATCACTGTCGATGTATCTCGAATGGATTCCCGCAACATGGCAATGGGCACTGGTGGCGACGACTTTCTATACATTGGTCTCAGGCGGTGTTTTGTGGCCGATTTTTAAACGCGCACAGCAAAAGCCTGAACATACGAATGTCAACAGCGATCTGATTGGTCACAGTTTTGTGCTACCACAAGATACCACGCCGGAGACACCGACATCGTATCGTTTCTCTGGTATTGAGTGGCGTCTGATCGCTCAAGAGCCATTAACCAAAGGGACTTTGGTTGAAGTGATTCATTTACAAGTCGGTGAGTTATTCATCCGGGCAAAACAGTAG
- a CDS encoding exonuclease domain-containing protein: MMLTDWLQHWKHPFDAEALRQRIQIDPHWSAALRAYLSHPLVLPETPLSELRFLALDFETTGLTPSDDQILSIGMVDLTLEAIDIAGHEELLINHGEFIKPETAQINGLTPHALAQGISLVEGMNRLLERAQGKILLAHHCPIEKRFITHFLRQHYQLKAFPGYFVDTLEIEKRFSYAGRNRHHDSYQLDDLRRYYHLPDYCAHSAASDALACGELFLVQAKKLGLQKTPIRQLLTG; encoded by the coding sequence ATGATGCTGACTGACTGGCTACAACACTGGAAACATCCATTCGACGCAGAAGCACTGCGACAACGGATTCAAATCGATCCACACTGGTCGGCTGCATTGCGGGCATATCTGTCACATCCCTTGGTACTTCCGGAGACCCCACTCAGCGAACTTCGCTTTCTGGCACTTGATTTCGAAACAACCGGTCTGACCCCCTCCGACGATCAGATCCTCTCGATAGGAATGGTTGATCTCACCTTAGAAGCGATTGATATCGCCGGTCATGAAGAGCTATTGATCAATCATGGGGAGTTTATCAAACCGGAGACAGCACAAATCAACGGGCTGACACCGCACGCTTTAGCGCAAGGTATCTCGCTGGTCGAGGGGATGAATCGGCTGCTGGAGCGGGCGCAGGGGAAAATATTACTGGCGCATCATTGTCCGATAGAAAAACGGTTTATTACCCATTTTCTCCGGCAACATTACCAGCTCAAAGCATTCCCCGGTTATTTTGTCGATACACTGGAGATTGAAAAACGCTTTAGTTATGCGGGAAGAAACCGGCATCATGACAGTTATCAGTTAGATGATTTACGACGTTACTATCACCTCCCGGATTACTGCGCTCATTCGGCAGCCAGTGATGCACTTGCCTGCGGCGAACTGTTTTTGGTGCAAGCCAAAAAGCTTGGCTTACAAAAAACCCCTATCCGCCAATTGCTGACCGGATAG
- a CDS encoding DUF294 nucleotidyltransferase-like domain-containing protein → MSTSITPNIHDFLVKIDPFDKLPPDLVTSIANTVKVKYLVKGETIDFSALCEQRYLYIVRTGAIEQRTPTGELRARLGQDDQFGFTFLKPLVNAEDGYQAQAIDDSLLYLIPHQELTLVCETYPDFADYFAAQANIRLSSAVNDVNKKEAKGLFFRTVGEIASENIAIVSCDDSIRDVARLMCGNIAHDKQRSSCAVVMQDQEIVGLVTDRDMTQSVVATGRDIHEPIATVMTRNPHLIHHDAKVIQAISLMMQYNIRCLPVLTGKRVTGLLTTTHLVHNHRTQSLFLLEKIKYASSVNALANLKSERETIFQALVEGGVSAEIQGQIMSMMMDAFTRRIIQLSEEILGPPPCEYAWMVAGSHARNEVHLLSDQDSALVLSDDASDEHKLYFTHLAMRVCNALAACGYPICDGRYMAASPKWCQPVSRWKEYYQKWVSSPEYNRLLSISVFLEVRAIYGKRELVDQIQQHLHDCIQQSTAFIPALVRDAVETQPPLGIFNNLVLEKSGQNSNTLNIKKYALNLIIDLARIFSLSAGGSLTGTEERFRYAAKHGGLSQDSCENIIGAYRFITQVRFRHQLNAILSGTSPNNHIIPDHFSSFERKHLKDAFKIISELQDVAKLKFVKGR, encoded by the coding sequence ATGAGTACGTCGATCACGCCTAACATCCATGATTTTCTGGTCAAAATCGATCCGTTTGATAAGTTACCGCCAGACTTAGTGACTTCGATTGCCAATACGGTCAAAGTCAAATATCTGGTTAAAGGAGAAACGATTGATTTTAGTGCGCTGTGTGAACAACGCTACCTCTACATCGTCAGAACCGGGGCCATTGAACAACGGACTCCAACCGGTGAGCTGCGCGCCCGGCTCGGGCAGGATGACCAGTTTGGTTTTACCTTTCTCAAACCATTGGTCAATGCAGAAGATGGTTATCAGGCGCAAGCCATTGATGATTCACTCCTGTATTTGATTCCTCATCAGGAACTCACTCTGGTCTGCGAAACCTACCCGGATTTTGCAGACTACTTTGCGGCTCAGGCGAATATCCGGCTTAGCTCGGCAGTCAACGATGTCAATAAAAAAGAGGCTAAAGGACTGTTCTTCCGAACCGTCGGAGAAATTGCCAGTGAAAACATTGCCATCGTCAGTTGCGATGACAGCATCCGTGATGTTGCACGCCTGATGTGCGGCAACATCGCCCATGATAAGCAACGCAGTTCTTGTGCGGTCGTGATGCAGGATCAGGAAATTGTCGGTCTGGTCACTGATCGGGATATGACCCAATCGGTGGTCGCGACCGGACGCGATATTCATGAGCCGATTGCCACCGTAATGACCCGGAACCCACATTTAATTCATCATGATGCCAAAGTGATTCAAGCGATTTCATTGATGATGCAATACAACATCCGGTGTTTGCCGGTGTTAACCGGAAAGCGAGTCACCGGGCTGCTGACCACCACGCATCTGGTTCACAATCATCGTACCCAGTCGCTGTTTCTGCTGGAAAAAATCAAGTACGCCAGCTCGGTCAATGCATTAGCGAACCTGAAAAGCGAACGGGAAACGATTTTTCAGGCGCTGGTTGAAGGGGGAGTCAGTGCTGAAATTCAAGGGCAGATCATGTCGATGATGATGGATGCATTTACGCGCCGAATCATTCAGCTCAGTGAAGAAATCCTCGGGCCGCCGCCGTGTGAATATGCTTGGATGGTTGCCGGCTCTCATGCCCGTAATGAAGTCCATCTACTCTCCGATCAGGATAGTGCATTGGTGCTCTCGGATGACGCCAGTGATGAACATAAACTCTATTTTACCCATCTGGCGATGCGGGTGTGTAATGCTTTGGCAGCCTGTGGCTATCCCATCTGTGACGGGCGCTATATGGCGGCATCCCCGAAATGGTGCCAACCCGTCTCCCGGTGGAAAGAATACTATCAAAAATGGGTGTCCAGCCCGGAATATAACCGGCTGCTGAGTATCAGCGTGTTTCTTGAAGTCCGCGCCATTTATGGGAAACGGGAGCTGGTCGATCAAATCCAGCAACATTTACATGACTGTATTCAGCAGAGTACCGCGTTTATCCCGGCACTGGTCCGTGATGCGGTTGAAACACAGCCACCACTCGGGATTTTCAACAATCTGGTTCTCGAAAAAAGCGGGCAAAACAGCAATACCCTGAATATTAAAAAATATGCACTGAACCTGATCATCGATCTGGCAAGGATTTTCAGTCTCTCAGCCGGCGGCTCTTTGACCGGTACGGAAGAGCGCTTTCGCTATGCTGCCAAACACGGGGGACTGTCTCAGGACAGTTGTGAAAATATTATTGGTGCCTACCGCTTTATTACTCAGGTTCGTTTCCGCCATCAACTGAATGCAATTCTGTCCGGCACCTCACCGAATAATCATATTATTCCCGATCATTTCAGTAGCTTTGAACGCAAACACTTAAAAGATGCGTTTAAAATCATCAGCGAATTGCAGGATGTCGCCAAGCTGAAATTTGTCAAAGGACGATAG
- a CDS encoding YgjV family protein codes for MDDTLAQALGLVSFALGLSTFYQKNDRRLKILMLVFNLNHCIHYLLLGSTVSALSTMLSAARTTTAIFVSSARVAAVFIVISLVSGLWMAHHWWDLWSVVGTVIGTYSVFCLSGIKMRIGFLLGGICWLTNNIIVGSIGGMMLETSLLSMNLLTIYRIHRQTIDMLIKTPEC; via the coding sequence GTGGACGACACATTGGCACAAGCGTTAGGGTTGGTCAGTTTTGCTTTAGGGCTTTCGACTTTTTATCAAAAGAATGACCGACGTCTGAAGATATTAATGCTGGTTTTCAACCTGAACCACTGTATTCACTATCTGTTACTAGGATCCACCGTTTCGGCACTCAGTACGATGCTGTCTGCCGCACGGACAACCACTGCTATTTTTGTCTCTTCAGCCCGGGTTGCTGCGGTATTTATTGTGATCAGTCTCGTTAGCGGTCTATGGATGGCTCATCATTGGTGGGATCTTTGGTCAGTGGTCGGAACCGTGATCGGAACCTATTCTGTCTTCTGTCTTTCCGGTATTAAAATGCGCATCGGCTTTCTGTTGGGTGGCATATGCTGGCTCACGAACAATATTATCGTCGGGTCGATTGGCGGCATGATGCTGGAAACTTCGTTATTGAGTATGAACTTATTAACGATATATCGCATTCATCGACAAACGATCGATATGTTGATAAAAACGCCGGAATGTTAA
- a CDS encoding efflux RND transporter periplasmic adaptor subunit, with the protein MTFRICQKRSVSVVGRFSRYRVWRQWLGLWILISGLTACYDDAHPVKVEPKPLRPVKTMLVSSVKTTPIVTQVGDIEAYQQTVLGFRIAGRILERRFDVGDHVQQGEVLAVLDPSNANNALKQAKAELNNALSTANLARQTLRRMKKLLPTGAISRSRYEEAESDWQAADSQLERAQAAVIDAQDNLQFTHLIAPQDGVISETSANAGQVVSAGQQVFKLAYNSHLDAVFEVPEQVLQTRIEDPQITVALLSNPEIKARAKLRDVTPQADPYTRTYRVRVTLIDPPELMGLGAIVKGQLQLPTIDQVIVPKSALTRQGEQPAVYVVDPQTGELRLKLIDVTRYSDDALYVSDGLDEGDQVVIAGVNQLRPGLKVRLMTGE; encoded by the coding sequence ATGACGTTTCGCATCTGTCAGAAAAGATCGGTATCTGTTGTCGGTCGATTTTCTCGGTATCGCGTTTGGCGACAGTGGCTTGGGTTATGGATCTTAATCAGCGGACTGACCGCTTGTTATGATGATGCGCATCCGGTGAAAGTTGAGCCGAAACCGCTTCGTCCGGTGAAAACCATGCTTGTCTCATCGGTAAAAACCACACCGATTGTGACACAAGTGGGTGATATTGAAGCCTATCAGCAAACGGTACTGGGGTTTCGTATTGCCGGTCGAATTCTTGAGCGTCGGTTTGATGTCGGCGACCATGTGCAGCAGGGAGAAGTTTTAGCGGTTTTGGATCCCAGTAATGCCAATAATGCGCTTAAACAAGCCAAAGCTGAACTCAACAATGCGCTGTCTACGGCAAATCTGGCAAGGCAGACGCTCAGACGGATGAAAAAATTATTGCCCACCGGGGCGATTTCCCGCTCTCGCTATGAGGAAGCGGAATCTGACTGGCAGGCTGCAGATTCACAGCTTGAACGCGCTCAGGCAGCCGTTATCGATGCACAAGATAATTTGCAGTTTACCCACCTGATAGCCCCCCAAGATGGGGTAATCAGTGAGACCAGCGCCAACGCCGGGCAAGTTGTCAGTGCCGGACAACAAGTGTTTAAACTGGCATACAATAGCCATCTGGACGCTGTGTTTGAAGTGCCGGAGCAGGTATTACAGACCCGGATTGAAGATCCGCAAATTACCGTTGCCCTGTTATCTAACCCTGAGATTAAAGCGCGTGCCAAATTACGCGATGTGACGCCACAGGCGGATCCGTATACCCGGACATACCGTGTGCGCGTCACGCTGATTGACCCGCCGGAGCTGATGGGGCTGGGAGCCATTGTCAAAGGACAGTTACAGCTGCCGACGATTGATCAGGTCATCGTGCCGAAATCGGCGCTGACCCGCCAAGGGGAACAACCTGCGGTTTATGTGGTTGACCCGCAAACCGGTGAGCTGCGACTGAAGTTGATTGATGTGACTCGGTACAGCGACGACGCTCTGTATGTTTCTGATGGTCTTGATGAAGGTGATCAGGTGGTGATTGCCGGTGTGAATCAATTGCGTCCCGGGCTGAAAGTTCGCCTGATGACGGGAGAATAA